The Kitasatospora sp. NBC_00374 genome has a segment encoding these proteins:
- a CDS encoding acyl-CoA dehydrogenase family protein, which yields MTTVAELKNPATLSDLGAMNAAAIPSLFQLPPDVEQLRDEVREFAQNVVKPRRLANDLAPHDEFDWEIVRKGHELGLLRLTLPKDLGGRGVGTLGVAVALEELAAVCASTALIFGASLLGQTSVLASGDPHLQARFLPQFLGDEPVLACNAITEEVAGCDLLIPDNSPLAAEVMTARRDGDAYVLNGIKRFITNGKVAEWATVFANLEGHPGADGLTAFIVPLDSEGVTRGPVADKMGYRACLGTTLLFDDVRVPAENIAFGEGGGWGFLTMQSNQARSTVAAISVGVARGAFEIAHRFAGERVQGGLPLYQHQFTARKLAEMAAKIDASRLLYLQAAYQADNMLPAPTYGPAVAKLYADRIAIEVAEESMSILGARGYCRDYDVEKFVRESFGARIYEGTPEVLAIAITNALYGHRV from the coding sequence GTGACCACCGTTGCTGAGCTCAAGAATCCGGCGACCCTGTCCGACCTCGGCGCGATGAACGCCGCCGCCATCCCCTCGCTCTTCCAGCTGCCGCCCGACGTCGAGCAGTTGCGCGACGAGGTCCGGGAGTTCGCCCAGAACGTGGTCAAGCCGCGCCGGCTGGCCAACGACCTGGCGCCGCACGACGAGTTCGACTGGGAGATCGTCCGCAAGGGCCACGAGCTCGGGCTGCTGCGCCTCACCCTGCCCAAGGACCTCGGCGGCCGCGGGGTCGGCACGCTCGGGGTGGCCGTGGCGCTGGAGGAGCTGGCCGCCGTGTGCGCCAGCACCGCGCTGATCTTCGGTGCCTCGCTGCTCGGCCAGACCAGCGTGCTGGCCTCCGGCGACCCGCACCTGCAGGCCCGCTTCCTGCCGCAGTTCCTCGGGGACGAGCCGGTGCTGGCGTGCAACGCCATCACCGAGGAGGTGGCCGGCTGTGACCTGCTGATCCCGGACAACTCCCCGCTCGCCGCGGAGGTGATGACCGCCCGCCGGGACGGCGACGCCTACGTGCTCAACGGCATCAAGCGCTTCATCACCAACGGCAAGGTGGCGGAGTGGGCGACCGTCTTCGCCAACCTGGAGGGCCACCCCGGTGCGGACGGCCTGACCGCCTTCATCGTCCCGCTGGACAGTGAGGGCGTCACCCGCGGGCCGGTCGCGGACAAGATGGGCTACCGCGCCTGCCTGGGCACCACCCTGCTGTTCGACGACGTCCGGGTGCCGGCCGAGAACATCGCCTTCGGCGAGGGCGGCGGCTGGGGCTTCCTGACCATGCAGTCCAACCAGGCCCGGTCGACCGTGGCGGCGATCTCGGTCGGCGTCGCCCGCGGCGCCTTCGAGATCGCGCACCGGTTCGCCGGCGAGCGGGTGCAGGGCGGACTTCCGCTGTACCAGCACCAGTTCACCGCCCGGAAGCTGGCCGAGATGGCCGCGAAGATCGACGCCTCCCGGCTGCTCTACCTGCAGGCCGCCTACCAGGCCGACAACATGCTGCCGGCCCCGACGTACGGCCCCGCGGTCGCCAAGCTCTACGCCGACCGGATCGCGATCGAGGTGGCGGAGGAGTCGATGTCGATCCTCGGCGCCCGCGGCTACTGCCGGGACTACGACGTGGAGAAGTTCGTCCGCGAGTCCTTCGGCGCCCGGATCTACGAGGGCACCCCCGAGGTACTGGCGATCGCGATCACCAACGCCCTGTACGGGCACCGAGTCTGA